The DNA region ATAACATCTTTACAAGTACCCCTACCGGAACTCTGAAGTAGTAGTCAGCATCAAAACGCAGAAGATTTGAGAGTACTAATGCAGCAGATTCCAACAAATCATCAGAAGGTAAAGGGTCTTCCTGAACAATAACCTTGGAGAGCTCAAATATACCACCAGCATCAGAAACTTCCTTTGGCCAACTCAAGGAGATATTTTCCAATGCCTTTATTGCAGTTTGCTGTAAATTCAGAATCCCGATCCCCACAAGATGAACAAGAGGAAGAATTGCATTTTTTGTAAGCATATCTTGCGGAAAATGTTCTTGATCAAGAAGGTGAGACAATAACTCGGCACCCAGCTGCTGGATCGCCTGTGATGGGGATTCAAGAACCGAAATTAAAGGTTCAATGACTTGGTTAGGAGTAAGTTTACACCTTGAAAGACTTTGTGGCTTCTCCAAAATGTTGACAAGAACCTGTAGGGCACTGTGCTGTCCCTGAAGGTCAAAATCCGTCTTGAACAGTAGCATAAAGAAAGGCTCTACACTTCTTGCAGCAGCTAGGCTTTTTGAAATAGCACTACTGTTTGTCAAGATTCGGAAGAGCTCTGCAATAGTGGTACACAATGAGTTTGGAGCAGTCGGGAGTAACTTGAGACAGTTATCTATAATTCCAAGGTTTACCATTTCCAATTTCCTTGGAGTTCTATCTTTCCCCAGTTTAATAAGTGTGGATATGCTTGCTTCAATAAGCAGATGATTTGGTCCGGAAACCAGATAAACGAGCTTCCCAACAAGATCATGAGAAGATGTAATATCCACCTGGTTTTCAtcttccaacaatctccccaaAGCCCGCACACTAGATTCCACAGCTGTTTCTTCATCAGACTGCATCAACAATATGAGAGGTTCTATGCATTCTGAGGTGATTGGCAATTCTCGAATTCTTGAATTCCCGAAAAGAATACAGCACAATTTTGCAGCATCACTTTTTAGTTTCAAATTGGCAACAGATGAGATGATTTTATGGAGGCAGACAAGAAGATTATTGCCTTCAACTTCAGCCAGCATAGCTGCCTTTGCATAATTATCTGAAGTCAACTTAATTAAAGCACTTAAAGCAGTCTGTTGTTCGTACTCGAAAGGCGTATCCAGCATGTCTGCCAAAGGCTGAATGGCCTGGATTGATGCTTCAGAATCTCTTATTTTTTTCGAGTCAAAGAGTTCGTTTATGGCTCTAGCGGCACTCAATCTTGCACTTTTTGATCCCAGATGAAGAACAGCTACAAGTTGATTCATGCAACTGAGAGCCGATTCATATTGAACAAGATCGGGATTACTGAATATTATTCTTAGTAATTCGGATACCGTTGCCTCGGTTAAGTCTTGAGGGCTCAAAGATAGATACTTGGTCAGAGCATCCAGTGCCCCAGCTTCAGCAATGAATAATTTATTGGTATCATTTCCATGTGCAATTTTAGTCAAAAGGCGAACCGAGAAGGATGGGGCTCCTGGCCTATTTGGAATGGGTCTCAATAAATCAACAAGTAGAGGAATAGTATTTTGAGAAACAGGACCTACTCTAATTTCATCGATTTGGAATAAGCTTTCAAGAACTATCTGGTCGGGATTTTTTACCAAGGAAAATTCTTCAGACAAGGCCATCACATTCGGCATATCTGATTCAATATGTCCTATCAGGGACATCAAGCCAGAAACTGTACCTGAATTTGCTATTGCTAGATTTATTTCCTTATTTTCATGGCCAACAAGGCTAGCAAATGCCTGAGCAGCAAAGAATCTATCAATCATTTCATCTGAATTGAAGAGGACTGATAGTGATTGTATAAAACTCATGGCCGTAGAAGAGGAGACAGCATCAGTATCCTGAAACAATATAGCCGCTAGAAGGGCACTGATCCATATACCCTCCGTATCTTCGAAAACTGCCTGAGAAAAGTGTATCATTTTAGAAAGAAAATTTAGAAGAAGATAAAGAGAAAAATAGAAGAATAACAAAGATATGTAATGTGGAATGGAGATGAACTGGTTCTGAACACTACCTGATCACGATTAGCATGTCTTGCAAACTTGTCAGAAAGAATTTCCAGTGCTCCGGCTTCCATCATTGTGATTTTACTCTTTGAATGAAATGAAGAAATTATTGATAGCAACCACAAGGCAACAGTACCTCCCAAGACCGTTGCAGGATCAGGCACATCGAAATCATCTCCAACCCGAAAATCTGATCTATCTCTATAAGCTCTAGGGGTCCTAACTTCAATTTCAACAGAAGAGCAACTAGAGTTCTGCTTCATCATATCCACTAACGTGTAAATAAGAGGTTTCAAGTACCCAGATGCCTCAAGTGCATGTATTGATTGGATTTTATGTTCCTTGGCAGCACAAATTAGCAACGTTGTTCCCCCAACTCTCACTTCTTGGCTTCTGGAATTCATTATTCTATTAGCCAAATTACCAATCGACTTTGAATTTGAGACCAAGACGTCGCCTAAAGCAGCGGGTTGATCCGTAGAAAGTCTAGACAAAATTTCAATAGCTTTATCTTGTACTGAGGTAGGTCCCTCGCATAGGCAGTGCAACAGAGGGTCTAAACTTGACGAAACTTCAGCGAGTCCAGACCATGGTGAATAGGAGGAGTGGCCAAGTTTTGTCCGTGACAATAGTGAAACAACTTCTAAAGTATCAAGAAACTCGGTGCTATCAACATCCGTGGCATTCAAGGAATCAATCACCTCAAGAACAATAAATCGACACTGAGAGCTACCAGTCAGCACATCGCCTACCGGAAAATGCTTCAGTAATTGATGAAGAGCACGAGAGGCGCTTTGCTTACCTTCCAATGACCCTTCTCCCAAAACTCGTGTTATCGCAGAAACAATATCTTCTGCCAATGCTTCTGCAGCTACTTGGGGATCCGACAATTCATAAGACAATGCAGCCATTGCCCTTTCTGCAGAATCTATTTGTAATGTTTTGGCTTTTCTGATCAAAGGCTTGATGTCACCTTCTGAGATGTAAGATGTCTTACTCATTTTCTTAAACTTGATTGGGTGGGAGACATAATTCAGTGCCTGAGGGAACTTAGTTGCAATGCCTTGAGTGTTGCTGGTTAATATTTTCATACAAGGATTCACAGCTTCGTCTGTCTTGAGACCATCACATAAATCTTGCCGATTGATGAATAAATCAGCCAACACCAATGCAGCATGCTCTCGAGTCCTCTCGTTTGATGAATTGAAAAGCTGGACAAGTGCCTTCAGACCTTTATAAGCAGGGGCACCTGGGTTCACAAGATCACTTAATGATGCCACGGAAAGAACATGACCCAAAACTTTGATGACGTGTGTCTTGGAACTTGGAGAGTCCCCCAAGAGCAAAGCAAGCAATTGATTGACGGAAGATGGATTTCCATTCTTGATAAGCTTTATTAGAGTGTTAGAAGAAACTTCTTGTTCTTCTGGTCCACCATTTTTAAGGAGCCATATAAATGCCGGAACGGCTCCTGCACTTTCAAGAATTCCTCTAATGTCTTCACTGTAATGGCACAAATTCCACAAAATATGTGCTGCATCATATCTTGCCTTCTCAGATCCAACTTCTAGTAATAGGACAAGTGGAGGAACTCCACCAGCCGAAGTTAGTGCCCACTTGCTGTCATCGACTTGTTTGGTCAAGATTGAAAGCATCTTAACTGCGTATTCTTGGTGTTTTTCATTGGATAACCCGAATGATGAGATAAGCAACTGAATCCCTTCTCTCTTTCCTAATGCTTCCCATACACTTACCCCCTCAGTACATAACCGTATTAATGAAAAAATCAAACACTCCTGAGCATCACCAGACACCATGGTTATGAGCCCAACAAGCACCTTTTTAGCTTCTGATTGACTAATGGAAACTGATAGATATGCATTACCATATAGGCCGGCCATGGCCTCTAGAAGGCGCTCCTGAACTTGCTTATTATCTCTCGGTTTCAAAAGCATAATTAATATGCTCTCAATCTTTGTTGATTCGAATGGTTCTACATCACCATTCTGCTTGAAAACCATCAGACAATGAGCAAGAGCTCCAATTATATCAGCAACTGGAGCAGCTAACCTTGGGGACTGAGAAAGCTCTCCAAgatgaataattaatttaaacatCCCACCACATATATTTGCTAAAGTTTGCATTGAATGCCGTTGAAGAGCCTCTGCTACCTCTCCTTGAATCCCTTCTTTGGAAGGAGCAACCACAACTCCAATAAGCAATGACATGCCCTGCGCATCAACAATAGATTCCTTGCCTTTTTTTGATGTTATAGAAAGAGCTTCTAATGCCTCGGCAGCACTGGCTCGCACAAAGACATCCTTCTTATCACTTAAGAGCCCGAGCAAGGATTTGACCGCACCTGAATCAACTATTTTCATGACACTATCTGGAAAATCTAGCATCATGTGTGCTAAGAGAGAAGCAGCATTGGATTGTGAAGTGGAATTTTCCGAAGAGAGGAGTCCCACAATAATATCCACTCCACCGACATCAAGAATTGCCTGCCAATATCCTTCTTTATCGCCACACAGATTTCTCAACGCCCCAGTGACAAATCCTTCtacatttttatcattatttttagcATTGAGCTGATCCCATAAAGTTTGAACCACACCTTCGGTGACAAATATTTTCATGCCTACTTGATCGTCTGAAATTCCACTGGATGACACGGCATATATGGCTTCAGCAGCTGCCTTTCGAGCCTCAGTTGCATTTGATTTCAAAAGTGAGAGTAGAGGTGGTATGCATCCACCTAGAAGCACTTTTACTCGAAAATCCTTAGTTCTACACAGAATGCTTAAAGTTGCAGCAACATTTATTTTTGCTGGCAGAGTTCCATTTCGAAGAATGGACACAAACAACGGCATTGCTTGGTCATGTGAAATGATAAAAGCTCGAGcttcttttcttgtttttgcAATACCTAGCAAACGAGCCGTGGTAAGTTCTTTTTCATGTGCAGAAGTCACGTTGGCGTGCAGCTGGTCGACCAGTTGAGCAACCCTCGAGATATCTGGATCATCCGCTTCTGTAGTTCCGTTTGGCACCCTGGagatataaaattttcaacaatGTTAGTACTAGACCTTAGTTCGTTAGCATGGAATGCATCATTTTTGGAGACACTAGCTGACGATCTTACTTATTTTTTCGAGACAAAGATAAAGCTTTTCGAAATGTTCGTTTCACAGGAGATGAACTTGACATTGGCACGTGGGATCCTCGTTTCAACCAAAATTCTCAGCCTCCTGCAGTTCACAAGTAGTTAAAAATCACTCCACTAGACTCCAGCACCTAATTAAATGCCAAAAAACGAAACCTTCATTCACTTCCCATTCGATTCGTGTATTCCTGCacaaattcacaaaaaaaaaacatccactcgtctataaaaaaaattaactattAATCGACTCGAAATTTAGTGTATCTTTCGTGCTCACAAGATCCAATCCTACTTTCTCCTCTCCCGAAGTTAAATTGCTCATCCAAATTACTGGACAAGCTATAGTTTTTTGTTGTCATCCAGCCCAGTGTACAAAAATAATACTAAAACGTAGAACTCGAACGGTTCCGTtgcattaaataaatttaaaatccaGGGGAATTCATAAAATCACAAGATTAACCAAAATACAGAAAAATACCAAATCGaaaacatcaaaataaaaacgAAAGTCGTAAGTTAAATTTACCTGAGCCGGAAATTTGAAAAATGCAGACAAAATTACCAAGCAATTTCATATACAACAATGGTGCTCAAATCAACCTGCATAATAATAAGAATAGTGTTGATAAAAAGAATGTCGATCCAAGCCCAGATCATTATTTCCTCGTATTTATTTGTTCATGCACGTAAATTTGCGCATGCACAAGCATTTTCATGCAGATATCGGTAAATGAATATATGTGGAAACGGGAATTAAGTATATGAGGAATCTGATCGGACAAATTGCGAAAAAGAGTGGAAAAACTAACCTCGAAACGATATCCTTGTATCTTTTTCCCCAGCATTTATTTGTCCCCGTCGTGTTCATGTATTAATGAAGCAGATTATATTTATTCAATATTAATTATATTCATAATTATTTGCATTAATATTTCGCCTGATTTATCAAATATTTTGGttgttaatattaataataatattgctGATGacttaaaaaaaatgttagaaAAAGAGTTCTTTTTTgcttaatatttattttcatattttataattaaaagaaTTTGTTTCATAGTTTTTAAATACTTTATTTGTATGTTCTAAAATCATTTCCATGAAGAACCCTTACAGATCCACATTAAAAGgtgaattattttcttttatcgtaaaagtgtgttttttttaaaaaatgttttttttggggaaaaaaatcACTTTCGGTAAATGCtagtataaattttaaaaatagtttataatttttaaaaaattaatggaTATCTTTTTTGAGTAATTAAGGAAAAAAATGATAACTAAGTAATATTTATACTTTTATTCTGAAAATTAATATTGTAGAGTAATGAATAATTTTACTGGGAAACACCTATACTAAACTTTTTCGTTTGATATAGAAAGAATAGAccttgtttcaaatttgattaaaaaaaaaaacccaaaagGATGAAGGAAACAACAAGAAGAATCGAACATGCACTGGGTACTGGAAATAATTAGTGTAGATTTTGTTGAATTTGTTTATTTGGTGCACGCATAAAAAGGAAATAATCACTACTAtttggtgtttttttttttattttgaaaaattaccattttagtTTTGtaaattgacatattaaattaatatatcttAGGTTTTAGTCATGTAActtgattatgtttgattttcgTTATAAGTCAATAAATAATCgaatatttattatttgacACGAATGATCTCTGACACAACTCTCGCAGcgaaaataaacatatattatacacattaaaataaacctaaaaaaaagaaaaaattagtCAAAATGACACTCAATATTTCAAATGAGAGGAAAAAACTTAATGtttccttttatttttatttagatatattttaatatgtatAATATAGATTTTGTTCTCGTCACATGAGTCAtgtcatttcaaaaaaaatatgcttagcgacggttttagcgACGAAAATTAACCCCGTCGCTAAAGTCACCGTTGTAAACATATTGCGACGATTTCTCAAAACTCGGTTGTGGATTTAGTAGTTTTGAgtaaaaaatgacaaaaaaaaataaaaataaaaattggaaGCAAACCAAACAGAAACAAATTACAAGAATAAAATCCAAAACATGGACTTACAGAACTACAATTGCACTTTACGATGATATTGAATCAGCAAATGAGCAACTGCATTAGATGTAATGATGCCGTGGCTGGGTCTCAGTTTTGAGATTTGAAAATTAACTAAGGGTGAACTATTAGGCTGGTTGAAGTTgggggaaaataaaaatcaagggaaaaaataattaaacttaAACTAATTAACTGGACGTACATATCACGATTTCAATGGGTTAGGGCATTACTCATCAGCCAATATCGAATCAACCCACATGCATGGTTGAACGTTCTAGAATTTAATGTTGGGATACTGCTCATCTTAAGGTCTAGAAGTTGAATTTTAAAACGATTATGCATTGACTTCACATAGATGATCGAACTTCGTTACAAATTCACTGACGTCTTTTGCTATTTATCATCGAAACTTATTTTCGGTCTAAATTATTTTTGTACAGCAAAGCATGCATTTATTAGTCATGCACTTGTATAACAAACAAATTCAGCAAATTGTAAGGCATCctataaaataaacaaaatcacAAAACCAATTTAGTTGCCAGCATCTTGCTTAATTGTTTCATAATTtccattaaatatattttaatttctatAATATTATGAATTATGATACTATTACATTAACCAAGACCTTGGAAGTTAAACCATCAACcat from Primulina tabacum isolate GXHZ01 chromosome 14, ASM2559414v2, whole genome shotgun sequence includes:
- the LOC142524055 gene encoding protein CELLULOSE SYNTHASE INTERACTIVE 3 isoform X2, which translates into the protein MSSSSPVKRTFRKALSLSRKNKVPNGTTEADDPDISRVAQLVDQLHANVTSAHEKELTTARLLGIAKTRKEARAFIISHDQAMPLFVSILRNGTLPAKINVAATLSILCRTKDFRVKVLLGGCIPPLLSLLKSNATEARKAAAEAIYAVSSSGISDDQVGMKIFVTEGVVQTLWDQLNAKNNDKNVEGFVTGALRNLCGDKEGYWQAILDVGGVDIIVGLLSSENSTSQSNAASLLAHMMLDFPDSVMKIVDSGAVKSLLGLLSDKKDVFVRASAAEALEALSITSKKGKESIVDAQGMSLLIGVVVAPSKEGIQGEVAEALQRHSMQTLANICGGMFKLIIHLGELSQSPRLAAPVADIIGALAHCLMVFKQNGDVEPFESTKIESILIMLLKPRDNKQVQERLLEAMAGLYGNAYLSVSISQSEAKKVLVGLITMVSGDAQECLIFSLIRLCTEGVSVWEALGKREGIQLLISSFGLSNEKHQEYAVKMLSILTKQVDDSKWALTSAGGVPPLVLLLEVGSEKARYDAAHILWNLCHYSEDIRGILESAGAVPAFIWLLKNGGPEEQEVSSNTLIKLIKNGNPSSVNQLLALLLGDSPSSKTHVIKVLGHVLSVASLSDLVNPGAPAYKGLKALVQLFNSSNERTREHAALVLADLFINRQDLCDGLKTDEAVNPCMKILTSNTQGIATKFPQALNYVSHPIKFKKMSKTSYISEGDIKPLIRKAKTLQIDSAERAMAALSYELSDPQVAAEALAEDIVSAITRVLGEGSLEGKQSASRALHQLLKHFPVGDVLTGSSQCRFIVLEVIDSLNATDVDSTEFLDTLEVVSLLSRTKLGHSSYSPWSGLAEVSSSLDPLLHCLCEGPTSVQDKAIEILSRLSTDQPAALGDVLVSNSKSIGNLANRIMNSRSQEVRVGGTTLLICAAKEHKIQSIHALEASGYLKPLIYTLVDMMKQNSSCSSVEIEVRTPRAYRDRSDFRVGDDFDVPDPATVLGGTVALWLLSIISSFHSKSKITMMEAGALEILSDKFARHANRDQAVFEDTEGIWISALLAAILFQDTDAVSSSTAMSFIQSLSVLFNSDEMIDRFFAAQAFASLVGHENKEINLAIANSGTVSGLMSLIGHIESDMPNVMALSEEFSLVKNPDQIVLESLFQIDEIRVGPVSQNTIPLLVDLLRPIPNRPGAPSFSVRLLTKIAHGNDTNKLFIAEAGALDALTKYLSLSPQDLTEATVSELLRIIFSNPDLVQYESALSCMNQLVAVLHLGSKSARLSAARAINELFDSKKIRDSEASIQAIQPLADMLDTPFEYEQQTALSALIKLTSDNYAKAAMLAEVEGNNLLVCLHKIISSVANLKLKSDAAKLCCILFGNSRIRELPITSECIEPLILLMQSDEETAVESSVRALGRLLEDENQVDITSSHDLVGKLVYLVSGPNHLLIEASISTLIKLGKDRTPRKLEMVNLGIIDNCLKLLPTAPNSLCTTIAELFRILTNSSAISKSLAAARSVEPFFMLLFKTDFDLQGQHSALQVLVNILEKPQSLSRCKLTPNQVIEPLISVLESPSQAIQQLGAELLSHLLDQEHFPQDMLTKNAILPLVHLVGIGILNLQQTAIKALENISLSWPKEVSDAGGIFELSKVIVQEDPLPSDDLLESAALVLSNLLRFDADYYFRVPVGVLVKMLYSGLESTVVVAINSLIVQEKADSSSAELMAEAGAIDALLDLVRSHHCEEVSGTLLEELFNNTRVREMKACKYAIAPLAQYLLDPQTRSENGRLLAALALGNLSQHEGLARASDSASACRALVLLLQDQPTKDMQIVAVCALQNFVMHSRTNRRTVAEAGGVLRIQELLLSSDSEVVDQTALLVRYLFSNHTLQEYASNELIKSLTAVLEKEESSRSSVKEEEILKTIHVILSNFHKLHVSEATTLYIPHLLTALKSGTEAAQDSALTTLCLLKHTWSTIPIDMSKSQAMVAAEAIPFLQIHMKTCPPNFLDRIESLLHSLPGCLTVAIKRADNLKQVTGGTNAFCQLSIGHCPARL
- the LOC142524055 gene encoding protein CELLULOSE SYNTHASE INTERACTIVE 3 isoform X1, whose product is MSSSSPVKRTFRKALSLSRKNKVPNGTTEADDPDISRVAQLVDQLHANVTSAHEKELTTARLLGIAKTRKEARAFIISHDQAMPLFVSILRNGTLPAKINVAATLSILCRTKDFRVKVLLGGCIPPLLSLLKSNATEARKAAAEAIYAVSSSGISDDQVGMKIFVTEGVVQTLWDQLNAKNNDKNVEGFVTGALRNLCGDKEGYWQAILDVGGVDIIVGLLSSENSTSQSNAASLLAHMMLDFPDSVMKIVDSGAVKSLLGLLSDKKDVFVRASAAEALEALSITSKKGKESIVDAQGMSLLIGVVVAPSKEGIQGEVAEALQRHSMQTLANICGGMFKLIIHLGELSQSPRLAAPVADIIGALAHCLMVFKQNGDVEPFESTKIESILIMLLKPRDNKQVQERLLEAMAGLYGNAYLSVSISQSEAKKVLVGLITMVSGDAQECLIFSLIRLCTEGVSVWEALGKREGIQLLISSFGLSNEKHQEYAVKMLSILTKQVDDSKWALTSAGGVPPLVLLLEVGSEKARYDAAHILWNLCHYSEDIRGILESAGAVPAFIWLLKNGGPEEQEVSSNTLIKLIKNGNPSSVNQLLALLLGDSPSSKTHVIKVLGHVLSVASLSDLVNPGAPAYKGLKALVQLFNSSNERTREHAALVLADLFINRQDLCDGLKTDEAVNPCMKILTSNTQGIATKFPQALNYVSHPIKFKKMSKTSYISEGDIKPLIRKAKTLQIDSAERAMAALSYELSDPQVAAEALAEDIVSAITRVLGEGSLEGKQSASRALHQLLKHFPVGDVLTGSSQCRFIVLEVIDSLNATDVDSTEFLDTLEVVSLLSRTKLGHSSYSPWSGLAEVSSSLDPLLHCLCEGPTSVQDKAIEILSRLSTDQPAALGDVLVSNSKSIGNLANRIMNSRSQEVRVGGTTLLICAAKEHKIQSIHALEASGYLKPLIYTLVDMMKQNSSCSSVEIEVRTPRAYRDRSDFRVGDDFDVPDPATVLGGTVALWLLSIISSFHSKSKITMMEAGALEILSDKFARHANRDQAVFEDTEGIWISALLAAILFQDTDAVSSSTAMSFIQSLSVLFNSDEMIDRFFAAQAFASLVGHENKEINLAIANSGTVSGLMSLIGHIESDMPNVMALSEEFSLVKNPDQIVLESLFQIDEIRVGPVSQNTIPLLVDLLRPIPNRPGAPSFSVRLLTKIAHGNDTNKLFIAEAGALDALTKYLSLSPQDLTEATVSELLRIIFSNPDLVQYESALSCMNQLVAVLHLGSKSARLSAARAINELFDSKKIRDSEASIQAIQPLADMLDTPFEYEQQTALSALIKLTSDNYAKAAMLAEVEGNNLLVCLHKIISSVANLKLKSDAAKLCCILFGNSRIRELPITSECIEPLILLMQSDEETAVESSVRALGRLLEDENQVDITSSHDLVGKLVYLVSGPNHLLIEASISTLIKLGKDRTPRKLEMVNLGIIDNCLKLLPTAPNSLCTTIAELFRILTNSSAISKSLAAARSVEPFFMLLFKTDFDLQGQHSALQVLVNILEKPQSLSRCKLTPNQVIEPLISVLESPSQAIQQLGAELLSHLLDQEHFPQDMLTKNAILPLVHLVGIGILNLQQTAIKALENISLSWPKEVSDAGGIFELSKVIVQEDPLPSDDLLESAALVLSNLLRFDADYYFRVPVGVLVKMLYSGLESTVVVAINSLIVQEKADSSSAELMAEAGAIDALLDLVRSHHCEEVSGTLLEELFNNTRVREMKACKYAIAPLAQYLLDPQTRSENGRLLAALALGNLSQHEGLARASDSASACRALVLLLQDQPTKDMQIVAVCALQNFVMHSRTNRRTVAEAGGVLRIQELLLSSDSEVVDQTALLVRYLFSNHTLQEYASNELIKSLTAVLEKEESSRSSVKEEEILKTIHVILSNFHKLHVSEATTLYIPHLLTALKSGTEAAQDSALTTLCLLKHTWSTIPIDMSKSQAMVAAEAIPFLQIHMKTCPPNFLDRIESLLHSLPGCLTVAIKRADNLKQVTGGTNAFCQLSIGHCPARYTKVVSHNTSPEWEEKFTWAFDVPPKGQKLNIVCRSRNTFGKTTLGKVTIPIDKVVNEGSYSDLLNLGQDTNKDGSSRTLELEMAWSNSTLNENV